Proteins from a genomic interval of Eisenibacter elegans DSM 3317:
- a CDS encoding PaaI family thioesterase: MQNPDTDYIQDFMDGNICFGCGKDNPQGLQIKSHWEGDACVCLWDAHDPKYQGWKGLMNGGILATLIDCHTMGTAMAHAYRSEGRPYDSAPVYMYATGTMTVKYLQPTPIDVPIRLEARVLEVKGRKTIIACEAWAEGIQTASAEVVAIRVVDSSQAHGSKPGFSTYRS; the protein is encoded by the coding sequence ATGCAAAACCCTGATACAGACTACATTCAAGACTTTATGGACGGCAACATCTGCTTTGGTTGTGGTAAGGACAACCCCCAAGGGCTGCAAATCAAAAGCCATTGGGAAGGGGATGCCTGTGTCTGCCTGTGGGATGCCCACGACCCTAAGTATCAAGGTTGGAAGGGCTTGATGAATGGGGGGATTTTGGCAACCCTTATCGACTGCCATACCATGGGGACAGCTATGGCACACGCCTACCGCAGCGAAGGCCGCCCCTACGACAGCGCCCCAGTGTATATGTATGCCACAGGAACTATGACGGTGAAGTACTTACAACCCACCCCCATTGATGTTCCCATCAGGTTGGAGGCTCGGGTGTTGGAAGTAAAAGGACGCAAAACGATCATCGCCTGCGAAGCTTGGGCTGAAGGCATTCAAACAGCCAGCGCCGAGGTAGTGGCTATTCGGGTAGTAGACAGCAGTCAAGCACACGGCAGCAAGCCCGGGTTTAGCACCTACCGCTCCTAA
- a CDS encoding YebC/PmpR family DNA-binding transcriptional regulator has protein sequence MAGHSKWANIKHRKGAADAKRGKLFTKLIKEISVAARTGGGDPESNPRLRLAIQNAKGANVPKDNIERAINKATGNDSTDYTEVSYEGYGSNGVAVFVEAMTDNPTRTVQNVRSTFRKYNGSLGTNGSLEFIFQRKGVFTIQAPEGIDTDEFTLTLIDVGAEDVEFQDNTFLVTCAMEDFGRVQKGLEEQKIEAENAELQRIPVSMVSLDDEAIKEVLKLISVLEDDDDVQKVYHNLDIQEHQYEWL, from the coding sequence ATGGCAGGACATAGTAAATGGGCCAATATCAAACACCGCAAAGGAGCCGCTGATGCCAAACGCGGTAAGTTGTTTACCAAGCTCATCAAAGAAATCAGCGTGGCTGCACGCACCGGCGGCGGCGACCCAGAGTCGAACCCGCGCCTGCGATTGGCCATCCAAAACGCCAAAGGAGCCAACGTACCCAAGGACAACATCGAACGCGCCATCAACAAAGCTACCGGCAACGACTCTACCGACTATACCGAGGTAAGCTACGAAGGATATGGCTCTAACGGAGTGGCTGTTTTTGTAGAAGCCATGACAGACAACCCGACCCGTACTGTACAGAACGTACGCTCTACTTTCCGCAAATACAACGGCAGCCTCGGCACTAACGGCTCCCTCGAATTTATATTTCAACGCAAGGGAGTGTTTACCATTCAGGCTCCTGAAGGTATAGATACCGATGAGTTTACCCTTACACTCATCGATGTGGGAGCTGAAGACGTAGAGTTTCAAGACAATACCTTCTTGGTAACCTGCGCGATGGAAGACTTTGGGCGCGTACAAAAAGGGCTTGAAGAGCAAAAAATAGAAGCCGAAAACGCCGAGTTGCAACGCATTCCGGTCTCTATGGTCAGCCTTGATGATGAAGCCATCAAAGAGGTACTCAAGCTTATCAGCGTACTCGAAGACGACGACGACGTGCAGAAGGTCTATCACAATCTCGACATCCAAGAGCATCAATACGAGTGGTTGTAG
- a CDS encoding ABC transporter ATP-binding protein, protein MKTFFRILSYGKPLNRYIIPYFLFSLLYSVFSLANFGLLVPLLDVLFSDTSVAAQTAAPFPEASFSPRYVIDVFYYYFYHYIRTYGAFSTLQFVCGIFILAMILSNICLYFSIRVMEYMRVQVVENLRRDFFTKITQLHLGYFSDQRKGDIMARMTTDAVEVEAMAMNTLRMIFKDPLKIILFFIGLFVISVKLTLFTLVFIPLSSLLVAYVINKLKRKADYTQQILGNMGSILDETIGGLRVIKAFNAGPYIRGVFEAQNQAYSRTMRSLARTREAASPLSEVLGTTIVAGILLYGGSLVLSDQSELKASQFVAYITLFWQIMQPAKSLTSAFSVVQKGIAAGDRIFAVLDTPLAITDKPEATPLKAFEEGITFENVSFRYEDNWVLKDISFSIPKGKTVALVGETGSGKSTIADLIPRFYDVQSGAIRIDGHDIRDLQWETIMQNLGIVTQDAILFHDTIYNNIAFGSPHATREEVERAAQIANAHEFILHAEQGYQTVIGDRGVKLSGGQRQRITIARAILKNPPILILDEATSALDAGSEKLVQEALDNLMQNRTSLVIAHRLSTIQNADEILVLRQGEIIERGTHESLLRNQDGVYRKFKHMQTL, encoded by the coding sequence ATGAAAACATTCTTTCGTATACTCTCTTACGGCAAGCCGCTCAATCGATACATTATCCCGTATTTTTTGTTTTCGCTCCTATATTCCGTATTTTCTTTGGCCAACTTCGGTCTATTGGTACCCTTGCTAGATGTCTTGTTTAGTGATACCTCCGTGGCAGCCCAAACAGCAGCGCCCTTTCCAGAGGCTTCGTTTTCGCCACGCTATGTCATCGACGTATTTTACTACTACTTTTATCATTACATCCGTACCTACGGTGCTTTCAGCACCTTACAGTTCGTTTGTGGTATATTCATTCTGGCAATGATTTTGTCTAATATTTGCCTCTATTTCTCTATTCGGGTGATGGAGTATATGCGGGTGCAGGTGGTGGAGAACTTGCGCCGCGATTTTTTTACCAAAATTACCCAACTACACTTGGGCTACTTTTCCGATCAGCGAAAAGGAGACATCATGGCTCGTATGACTACAGATGCCGTAGAGGTGGAAGCAATGGCGATGAACACCCTCCGGATGATTTTCAAAGATCCACTCAAAATCATCTTGTTTTTCATCGGCTTGTTTGTCATTTCTGTAAAGCTGACCTTATTTACCTTGGTATTTATCCCTTTGTCGAGCTTATTGGTGGCCTATGTCATCAACAAGCTCAAGCGCAAGGCCGACTATACCCAGCAGATTTTGGGCAATATGGGCAGTATCTTGGATGAAACCATTGGTGGGCTGCGCGTCATCAAAGCCTTTAATGCAGGGCCTTATATCCGAGGGGTGTTTGAAGCCCAAAACCAAGCCTACTCCCGCACAATGCGCTCCCTTGCCCGCACACGTGAGGCGGCCTCACCTTTGTCAGAAGTGCTCGGCACTACTATCGTGGCCGGTATCTTGCTCTATGGTGGCAGCTTGGTACTCAGCGACCAGTCGGAGCTGAAAGCCAGCCAGTTTGTAGCATACATCACTCTCTTCTGGCAGATTATGCAGCCTGCCAAAAGCTTGACCAGCGCCTTCAGTGTGGTGCAGAAAGGTATTGCCGCCGGCGACCGTATCTTTGCTGTATTAGATACGCCTCTGGCCATCACCGACAAGCCCGAGGCCACCCCGCTCAAGGCCTTTGAAGAGGGAATCACGTTTGAAAACGTCTCTTTCCGCTACGAAGACAATTGGGTGCTCAAAGATATCAGCTTTAGTATCCCTAAGGGCAAAACAGTAGCCCTTGTAGGCGAAACAGGCAGCGGCAAGTCTACAATCGCCGACCTTATCCCGCGCTTCTACGACGTACAGTCTGGCGCGATTCGTATCGATGGGCACGATATCCGCGACTTGCAGTGGGAAACAATTATGCAAAACCTAGGCATTGTTACCCAAGACGCAATCCTCTTTCACGATACCATCTACAACAACATTGCCTTTGGCAGCCCCCACGCCACCCGCGAAGAGGTAGAACGCGCCGCACAAATAGCCAATGCCCACGAGTTTATTCTCCATGCTGAGCAAGGCTACCAAACGGTCATCGGCGACCGAGGCGTAAAGCTCTCCGGAGGCCAACGACAACGCATCACCATCGCACGGGCAATCTTGAAAAACCCGCCTATACTGATTCTGGATGAAGCAACCTCGGCGCTCGATGCAGGCTCCGAAAAACTCGTACAAGAGGCGCTCGATAACCTGATGCAAAACCGCACCTCCTTGGTCATCGCACACCGCCTCAGCACCATCCAAAACGCAGACGAAATCTTGGTATTGCGCCAAGGCGAAATCATTGAGCGCGGAACGCACGAGTCGCTCCTGCGTAATCAGGATGGGGTCTACCGTAAGTTCAAACACATGCAAACACTATAA
- a CDS encoding AAA family ATPase gives MFENRLDLSELHQALNRVKEDIGQTLVGQHTMVDLLLTALLANGHVLIEGLPGVAKTLTAKLLSSVIAAKFSRIQFTPDLMPSDVLGTSVFNPQTTQFEFRQGAIFANMVLIDEINRAPAKTQSALFEVMEERQITMDGKTYPMDTPFMVLATQNPIEQEGTYRLPEAQLDRFLFKITVGYPSFSEEIEILNRLHQRPQNSPPALSPVLDPTSLTRYRQYIQQIHVQEDFLRYIAQIVHQTRHHPALYLGASPRASLAILAGAKAYAAVQGRDFITPDDVKFISPHVLVHRLVLTPEKEMEGLALQQVINQILQSVEVPR, from the coding sequence ATGTTTGAAAACCGCCTAGACCTATCTGAGCTGCACCAAGCACTCAACCGCGTCAAAGAAGATATAGGCCAAACCCTCGTTGGCCAACACACTATGGTCGACTTGCTACTTACGGCGCTTTTGGCCAATGGGCACGTCCTGATTGAAGGCCTGCCGGGCGTAGCCAAAACACTGACAGCAAAGCTTCTGTCTTCTGTTATCGCCGCTAAATTCTCGCGTATCCAGTTTACCCCTGACTTGATGCCTTCGGACGTATTGGGTACTTCGGTATTCAACCCCCAAACGACACAGTTTGAGTTTCGACAAGGGGCCATTTTTGCCAATATGGTCTTGATTGATGAAATCAACCGCGCTCCGGCCAAGACCCAATCGGCACTTTTTGAAGTAATGGAAGAGCGCCAAATTACGATGGACGGTAAGACCTACCCCATGGATACACCTTTTATGGTATTGGCCACCCAAAACCCTATCGAGCAAGAAGGGACTTACCGCCTACCAGAAGCCCAACTCGACCGCTTTTTGTTCAAAATCACGGTCGGCTACCCCTCTTTCAGCGAAGAAATCGAAATCCTAAACCGCCTACACCAACGCCCTCAGAACAGCCCTCCGGCGCTAAGCCCTGTGCTTGACCCTACATCCCTGACACGCTACCGGCAGTATATCCAACAAATTCACGTTCAGGAGGATTTTTTGCGCTATATCGCGCAGATTGTTCACCAAACACGCCACCATCCCGCGCTCTATCTGGGGGCATCGCCCCGCGCCTCTCTAGCGATTTTGGCCGGTGCCAAAGCCTATGCGGCTGTCCAAGGACGTGATTTTATCACCCCCGATGATGTCAAATTTATCAGCCCACATGTACTCGTCCACCGCCTAGTGCTTACCCCCGAAAAAGAAATGGAAGGGCTGGCCCTACAGCAGGTCATCAACCAAATTCTACAAAGTGTAGAAGTTCCTAGGTAA
- a CDS encoding glycoside hydrolase family 5 protein — translation MIQIKAQQFVDEHDRSLFFRGISVGGNALLPHTPRVRSEIPDNFYDRKRVSYLNTPFPLEEADQHFKRLSQWGFNLVRLLVPWEAIEPIAPEQYDEAYLDHIRSLAGKAIQHGLWVLICPYQEAWSRFSGGAGAPAWTFELAGLDVQQFAKAGAATLHHESPNDYQQAYTLSNYPKLAAATMFTLFFAGNDFAPQTLVHNQIPIQEYLQQRYIAAYSALAQRLVTCANVIGYEVMHNPSAGWIGWENLHSNQFLLRKGPSPTPFQSMMLGLGNPCEVENWEFGRFGPAQKGKVQLNPTGVKAWLNGFRCIWKTHDVWESDGIGTSRLLKPHYFTEINERRVNFAEDYLLPFINRFAEGIRQQHSEALIFSAPPLDEEHPQFNSEDAQQIVNSVVWREAMPHFAGMHSAWLDYDLRRHRTVWGKQKIERTKEEHLQALKQQSIDLLGGVPTFISQVGIPFNLNDGRALKTQNYQTHTKATDQILSRLEKNLLLHYCYWNYTPTNTHEQGDGLNTEDCSIFSRTEYQDDEDPYSGGRSLKAILRPYPMAVSGIADRLFFDYRKHIFEFEFTHYPEMGNGCTELFIPRYQFPQGYKVEVSDGYFEMDEANQCLRYYHSRDREQHLIRISKVS, via the coding sequence ATGATTCAAATCAAAGCCCAACAATTTGTCGATGAGCACGACCGGAGCTTGTTTTTTCGCGGCATTTCGGTAGGCGGCAACGCCTTGCTTCCTCACACCCCGAGGGTTCGCTCCGAAATACCTGACAACTTCTACGACCGCAAGCGTGTCAGCTACCTCAATACCCCTTTCCCGCTGGAAGAGGCCGACCAACACTTCAAACGACTCTCGCAGTGGGGTTTTAATTTGGTACGCTTGCTGGTGCCTTGGGAGGCCATAGAGCCTATTGCTCCAGAGCAATACGATGAAGCCTACCTCGATCATATCCGCAGCTTGGCCGGTAAAGCCATCCAACACGGACTTTGGGTTTTGATTTGTCCTTATCAAGAGGCTTGGAGCCGCTTTTCGGGTGGCGCAGGCGCACCCGCTTGGACTTTTGAGCTGGCCGGCCTGGACGTACAGCAGTTTGCCAAGGCCGGCGCAGCCACCCTACACCACGAGTCGCCCAACGACTATCAACAAGCCTACACGTTGAGCAACTACCCTAAGTTGGCTGCCGCTACGATGTTTACGCTCTTTTTTGCGGGAAATGATTTTGCGCCCCAGACACTCGTCCACAACCAAATACCTATCCAAGAATACTTACAACAGCGCTATATCGCTGCTTATAGTGCCTTGGCGCAGCGTTTGGTTACTTGTGCCAATGTGATTGGCTATGAAGTCATGCACAACCCCAGCGCAGGATGGATAGGCTGGGAAAACCTCCACAGCAATCAGTTTTTGCTGCGCAAAGGCCCTTCGCCCACCCCCTTTCAGTCGATGATGTTGGGCTTGGGTAACCCTTGCGAGGTCGAAAACTGGGAGTTTGGGCGCTTTGGCCCTGCCCAAAAAGGCAAGGTACAGCTCAACCCTACGGGGGTAAAGGCTTGGCTCAATGGCTTCCGCTGTATTTGGAAAACCCACGATGTATGGGAGTCTGACGGTATCGGTACTTCGCGCCTGCTCAAGCCTCACTACTTTACCGAAATCAACGAGCGCCGCGTGAACTTTGCAGAAGACTACCTGCTGCCATTCATCAACCGCTTTGCCGAGGGCATCCGCCAACAACACTCCGAGGCGCTGATTTTCAGCGCTCCTCCCCTCGACGAAGAACACCCACAGTTCAACTCCGAAGACGCACAGCAGATTGTCAATAGTGTGGTTTGGCGCGAAGCAATGCCTCATTTTGCCGGAATGCATAGCGCCTGGCTCGACTATGACCTGCGCCGCCACCGTACGGTATGGGGCAAACAAAAGATTGAGCGCACAAAGGAAGAACACCTGCAAGCCCTCAAACAACAAAGCATCGACCTACTCGGTGGAGTGCCTACGTTCATCAGCCAAGTGGGTATCCCCTTTAATCTCAACGACGGAAGGGCACTCAAAACACAAAACTACCAAACACATACCAAGGCTACTGACCAGATACTCAGCAGGCTGGAGAAAAACCTATTGCTCCATTACTGCTATTGGAACTACACCCCCACCAATACCCACGAACAGGGCGACGGCCTCAATACCGAAGACTGCTCCATCTTTAGCCGTACCGAATACCAAGACGATGAAGACCCCTACAGCGGCGGACGCTCGCTCAAAGCGATTTTGCGACCCTACCCTATGGCCGTTTCGGGCATTGCCGACAGGCTTTTCTTCGACTACCGAAAGCACATCTTCGAGTTTGAGTTTACACACTACCCCGAAATGGGCAATGGCTGTACGGAGCTGTTTATCCCTCGTTATCAATTCCCCCAAGGCTACAAAGTAGAAGTCTCGGACGGGTATTTTGAGATGGATGAGGCCAATCAATGCCTCCGCTATTATCACAGCCGAGACCGTGAGCAACACCTTATCCGTATTAGTAAGGTCTCATAG
- the hemC gene encoding hydroxymethylbilane synthase — MTIRIGTRGSKLALWQAKHIAALLKKGGIASEIITIETKGDKILDKSLSKIGSKGLFTAELEEQLLEKKIDIAVHSAKDVQSSLGKGLALIAFDEREKPHDVVISYNTDTRMADFDRSFVVGTSSTRRSAMLKHYYPNVRSAEARGNLQTRMKKLEEGYYDALILAYAGVHRMNYGEYIVEELPLNIFTPAVGQGAIAIEASTKLDSKKYEQIRQLVNHPQTEACLKAERSLLRKLEGGCSVPIFGYATLQKDQVTLEAGIISLDGTQILRRSLSGAAADAEKIGQTLAEELLADGGKKMLEEIRKAL; from the coding sequence ATGACCATACGTATCGGTACGAGAGGAAGCAAACTTGCCCTTTGGCAAGCCAAACATATTGCAGCATTGCTTAAAAAGGGCGGTATCGCTTCTGAAATCATTACCATTGAAACCAAAGGAGATAAAATTCTCGATAAATCTTTGTCCAAAATCGGCAGCAAAGGGCTGTTTACGGCAGAGCTAGAAGAGCAACTTTTAGAAAAAAAGATTGATATCGCCGTACATAGTGCCAAAGACGTGCAGTCGAGCTTGGGCAAGGGCTTGGCCTTGATTGCCTTTGACGAACGCGAAAAACCACACGATGTGGTCATTAGCTATAATACGGACACCCGTATGGCTGATTTTGACCGTTCGTTTGTGGTAGGTACGTCTTCTACCCGCCGCTCGGCGATGCTCAAACACTACTACCCCAATGTGCGCTCAGCCGAAGCTCGTGGCAACCTCCAAACCCGCATGAAAAAGCTTGAAGAGGGCTACTATGATGCGCTTATCTTGGCCTATGCAGGCGTACACCGAATGAATTATGGAGAGTATATCGTCGAAGAGCTTCCCTTGAATATTTTTACCCCTGCTGTGGGGCAAGGCGCCATTGCGATAGAAGCCTCTACCAAGCTAGATAGCAAAAAATACGAGCAAATCAGACAGTTGGTCAATCACCCTCAAACAGAGGCCTGCCTCAAGGCCGAACGCAGCCTGTTGCGCAAACTAGAAGGCGGCTGTAGTGTGCCGATTTTTGGCTATGCCACGCTCCAAAAAGACCAAGTAACGTTAGAGGCCGGTATCATCAGCCTTGATGGTACGCAAATCTTGCGCCGAAGCCTCAGCGGAGCCGCTGCCGATGCCGAAAAAATAGGCCAAACACTCGCAGAAGAACTCTTGGCTGATGGCGGCAAGAAGATGTTGGAGGAAATCAGGAAAGCGTTATAA
- a CDS encoding RluA family pseudouridine synthase, whose product MKLPFQVIYEDNHLLIVSKPSGLLVQGDHTKDRTLLDHAKVYIKEKYDKPGEVFMGLVHRLDRPVSGLVVLARTSKGLERMTELFRKREIQKTYWAIVKRKPPKKQDKLTHWLLKDESRNYVTAYDYPHPEAQKAELTYRTLGYLNDHYLLEISPLTGRPHQIRVQLASMGCPIKGDTKYGFPRANEDQSIHLHARRLYFVHPVRKEPIICVGPLPETDFWEQFLTLDDFEVKDKFLDNLY is encoded by the coding sequence ATGAAACTCCCTTTCCAAGTCATTTACGAAGACAATCACCTTCTCATCGTCAGCAAGCCATCTGGTCTTTTGGTTCAGGGCGACCATACCAAAGACCGTACCCTGCTCGACCACGCCAAAGTATACATCAAGGAAAAATATGACAAACCCGGCGAGGTTTTTATGGGCTTGGTACACCGTCTCGACCGGCCTGTCAGTGGACTGGTAGTGTTGGCGCGTACCTCCAAAGGACTAGAACGGATGACAGAGCTTTTCCGCAAACGCGAAATCCAAAAAACTTACTGGGCGATTGTCAAGCGTAAGCCTCCCAAAAAACAAGACAAGCTGACACACTGGCTGCTCAAAGACGAAAGCCGCAACTACGTAACGGCCTATGATTATCCACACCCCGAGGCACAAAAGGCTGAGCTGACCTACCGCACGCTGGGCTACCTAAACGACCACTACCTCTTGGAGATAAGCCCCCTCACAGGCCGCCCACACCAAATTCGGGTGCAGTTGGCCAGTATGGGCTGCCCTATCAAAGGTGATACAAAGTATGGCTTCCCTCGTGCTAACGAAGACCAGAGCATTCACCTACACGCCCGCCGCCTGTATTTTGTACATCCGGTACGCAAAGAGCCCATCATCTGTGTAGGACCATTACCCGAAACAGACTTTTGGGAGCAGTTTCTGACCCTCGATGATTTTGAGGTGAAAGACAAGTTTTTGGATAATTTGTACTAA
- a CDS encoding ATP-binding protein: MRFSDIVGLDTVKEQLLQAYHRGQIAHAQLFYGQEGGAALPIAWAYASLLLCQQPDATGACGVCPSCVKSGKLIHPDLHFVFPTANTANVSKATSLDFLAEWRSALLDTPYLDLSQWLHLIEADNKQASIAVEESRRLVNSLALKPFEANYKVLLMWLPEWMNLNAANAILKILEEPPSRTIFLLVSYQPDKLLATIRSRVQALQIPAFSDEELRQNLLAHYPIDEARAQAIGYLADGSMSEAHRLLQSEAMEHLPFFRDWMRACYKSDVLEMLSFMEVFGKMGKETQKNLIRYGMGACRDALLSGQALGSLVRLEGEAVQFIQGLGKVMHLENTPGIYEALNTAYGHLERNANGKILFLNLSIQLARLLKQTGSYAQ; the protein is encoded by the coding sequence ATGCGTTTCTCAGATATTGTCGGGCTCGATACCGTCAAAGAACAACTTTTGCAAGCCTATCACCGTGGGCAAATCGCACATGCACAGCTTTTCTATGGACAAGAAGGGGGTGCCGCCCTACCCATTGCTTGGGCCTATGCCTCGCTGTTGTTGTGCCAACAACCTGATGCTACTGGGGCTTGCGGGGTCTGTCCGTCATGTGTCAAATCTGGCAAGCTGATTCACCCTGACTTGCACTTTGTCTTCCCAACTGCCAACACGGCAAACGTCAGCAAGGCGACCTCCCTCGACTTTTTGGCTGAGTGGCGGAGCGCTCTGCTCGATACCCCTTATCTAGATCTCAGCCAATGGCTACACTTGATAGAAGCTGACAACAAACAGGCCTCTATCGCAGTAGAAGAAAGCAGGAGGCTGGTCAACTCCCTAGCACTCAAACCTTTTGAGGCCAACTACAAAGTACTGCTGATGTGGCTGCCCGAGTGGATGAACCTCAACGCGGCCAATGCCATACTCAAGATTTTAGAAGAGCCCCCTTCTCGTACAATCTTCTTGTTGGTCAGTTACCAACCCGATAAGCTGCTGGCTACCATCCGCTCGCGGGTACAGGCACTGCAAATTCCGGCCTTCAGCGATGAAGAATTACGCCAAAACCTGCTTGCCCATTATCCCATAGACGAAGCCCGTGCGCAAGCCATCGGCTACTTAGCCGACGGCAGTATGAGTGAAGCCCACCGCCTGCTACAATCAGAAGCCATGGAGCACCTGCCTTTTTTTAGAGATTGGATGCGCGCCTGTTATAAGTCAGACGTATTGGAGATGCTTTCTTTTATGGAAGTGTTTGGGAAAATGGGGAAAGAAACACAAAAAAACCTGATTCGTTATGGTATGGGAGCCTGCCGCGACGCACTGCTCTCAGGGCAAGCCCTAGGCAGCTTGGTACGGCTCGAAGGTGAGGCTGTACAGTTTATCCAAGGACTGGGAAAGGTGATGCATCTCGAAAACACCCCCGGTATTTATGAAGCCCTCAATACCGCATACGGCCACCTAGAGCGCAATGCGAATGGCAAAATATTGTTCTTAAACCTATCGATACAGCTGGCGCGATTGCTCAAACAAACCGGCAGCTACGCCCAATAA
- a CDS encoding PQQ-dependent sugar dehydrogenase, with product MLQLFYKKLAGCLLLLGGIFLLNACGSQPNNNNSNTQDTTSAGMAQADTEKLPLSKLRLPEGFEISIYAEGIEEARSMALSPKGTLFVGNRRKDKVYALVDTNQDYRADKVYVIASGLNMPNGVAFKDGSLYVAEVNRILRFDDIENRLDNPPTPVVVYDQYPTDKHHGWKFIAFGPDGKLYVPVGAPCNICERLDNPFYASITRMDPDGNNVEVFASGVRNTVGFTWHPENKEMWFTDNGRDMLGDDIPPCELNHAPKAGMHFGYPYCHGGDLPDPEFGSKRKCEEFTAPAQKLGPHVAPLGIRFYTGNMFPKSYKNQLIFAEHGSWNRNKKIGYRLCIAELEGDKVVSYKPFIDGWLDNDSQEVWGRPVDVQLLPDGSMLVSDDYADVIYRITYKG from the coding sequence ATGTTACAATTGTTTTACAAAAAATTAGCCGGCTGCTTGCTGTTGCTGGGAGGTATTTTTTTGCTTAATGCCTGTGGATCACAGCCTAACAACAATAACAGCAACACACAAGACACTACCAGCGCCGGTATGGCTCAGGCTGATACCGAAAAGTTGCCGCTCTCCAAACTACGCCTGCCCGAAGGGTTTGAAATCAGCATCTATGCCGAAGGCATCGAAGAGGCTCGCTCGATGGCGCTCAGCCCCAAGGGAACGCTTTTTGTCGGCAACCGACGCAAAGACAAGGTGTATGCCCTTGTAGACACCAACCAAGACTACCGTGCCGACAAGGTCTATGTCATCGCCTCCGGCCTCAATATGCCCAATGGGGTGGCCTTCAAAGACGGCAGCCTCTATGTGGCTGAAGTAAACCGTATTTTGCGTTTTGATGATATCGAAAACCGCCTCGATAACCCCCCTACGCCGGTAGTAGTGTATGACCAATACCCCACCGACAAGCACCACGGCTGGAAATTTATCGCCTTTGGCCCCGATGGCAAGCTCTATGTCCCTGTGGGAGCGCCCTGCAACATCTGCGAGCGCCTCGATAACCCTTTTTATGCTTCCATTACCCGTATGGATCCTGATGGCAATAATGTAGAAGTGTTTGCTTCGGGGGTGCGCAATACAGTGGGCTTCACTTGGCATCCCGAAAATAAAGAAATGTGGTTTACGGATAATGGACGTGATATGCTGGGCGACGACATCCCGCCTTGTGAACTCAACCACGCCCCCAAGGCTGGAATGCACTTTGGCTACCCCTACTGCCACGGGGGCGACCTGCCCGACCCTGAGTTTGGCAGCAAACGTAAGTGTGAGGAGTTTACCGCACCCGCCCAAAAGCTAGGCCCTCACGTGGCTCCACTGGGTATCCGGTTTTATACCGGCAATATGTTCCCCAAATCTTACAAAAATCAGTTGATTTTTGCCGAGCACGGCTCTTGGAACCGCAATAAGAAGATTGGCTACCGTCTCTGCATTGCTGAGCTGGAGGGCGACAAAGTGGTGAGCTACAAACCTTTTATCGATGGGTGGCTCGACAATGACTCTCAGGAGGTATGGGGCCGACCGGTCGATGTTCAGCTTCTGCCCGATGGCTCGATGCTCGTGTCTGATGACTATGCTGATGTTATTTACCGCATTACCTACAAAGGCTAA
- the prmA gene encoding 50S ribosomal protein L11 methyltransferase has product MEYTAVYVTAPADFVEILMAELAELGFETFVETEQGLEAYIVSDLFDASALALLQETYTEQATWQYRYETIAQQNWNEDWEKHYEPITVGTQCRVRASFHAPDPSFAYELLINPKMSFGTGHHETTALMLEHQLALDHSQKSVLDAGSGTGILAIMAMKLRATWVEAYDIEEWAAENARENAQLNDCEAIQIYQGTIETLSLRGGYDILLANINRNVLLAEIPAYVRLLRPGATVLLSGFYVEDEALISEAMQAQGWKPVSIKEKNRWVAVRYEPATR; this is encoded by the coding sequence GTGGAATACACCGCCGTTTATGTTACTGCTCCGGCAGATTTTGTAGAAATCTTGATGGCCGAATTGGCCGAACTAGGCTTCGAGACCTTTGTAGAAACCGAGCAAGGGCTAGAGGCATACATTGTGAGCGATTTGTTTGATGCTTCGGCCTTGGCACTGCTCCAAGAAACCTATACCGAGCAAGCCACTTGGCAATACCGGTATGAGACCATTGCCCAACAAAACTGGAACGAAGACTGGGAAAAACACTACGAACCCATCACTGTCGGCACACAGTGTCGTGTGAGGGCCTCTTTTCACGCTCCAGACCCTAGCTTTGCCTACGAACTGCTGATTAACCCAAAAATGTCGTTTGGGACGGGGCATCACGAAACCACTGCCTTGATGCTTGAGCACCAACTTGCGCTTGACCATTCGCAAAAATCTGTACTGGATGCGGGCAGTGGTACGGGTATTTTGGCAATTATGGCAATGAAATTGCGGGCTACTTGGGTAGAAGCCTATGATATAGAAGAATGGGCTGCCGAAAACGCACGCGAAAACGCACAACTCAATGATTGTGAGGCTATTCAGATTTACCAAGGCACCATAGAGACCCTCTCCCTGCGTGGTGGTTATGATATCTTGCTAGCCAATATCAACCGCAATGTACTCTTGGCAGAAATTCCGGCCTATGTGCGCCTATTACGCCCGGGCGCTACGGTATTGCTGAGCGGGTTTTATGTAGAAGACGAGGCGCTCATCAGCGAAGCGATGCAAGCCCAAGGTTGGAAGCCCGTCAGTATCAAAGAAAAAAACCGCTGGGTAGCCGTACGCTACGAACCCGCCACTCGTTAG